A genomic segment from Sciurus carolinensis chromosome 1, mSciCar1.2, whole genome shotgun sequence encodes:
- the Kdf1 gene encoding keratinocyte differentiation factor 1: MPRPGQTRPSSGPPRLGPWEQPTELCLEAYNETPQPPPGRRTRRPDPKDPGHHGPESITFISGSAEPATEPPACCLLWRPWGWDWCRAAFCFRRCRDCLQRCGACVRGCSPCLPAGDSTEEAAEASWAKEHNGVPPSPDRAPPSRRDGQRLKSAVGSSFSYPDVKLKGVPVYPYRTTCPAPDADSCCKEPLAQPPPTRHSLPSTLASSPRGSEEYYSFHESDLDLPEMGSGSMSSREIDVLIFKKLTELFSVHQIDELAKCTSDTVFLEKTSKISDLISSITQDYHLDEQDAEGRLVRGIIRISTRKSRARPQTSEGRSARTAAPATAAPDSGHETMVGSGLSQDELTVQISQETTADAIARKLRPYGGPGYPASHDSAFQGTDTDSSGAPLLQVYC; encoded by the exons ATGCCCCGGCCAGGACAGACGCGCCCATCATCTGGGCCACCACGCTTGGGACCCTGGGAGCAGCCAACAGAGCTATGCTTGGAGGCGTATAATGAGacaccccagcccccaccaggCCGCCGCACACGCAGGCCAGACCCCAAGGACCCCGGCCACCACGGACCAGAGAGCATTACCTTCATCTCCGGCTCCGCAGAGCCGGCCACCGAGCCCCCAGCCTGCTGCCTGCTCTGGCGCCCCTGGGGGTGGGACTGGTGCCGGGCTGCTTTCTGCTTCCGCCGCTGCCGGGATTGCCTCCAGCGCTGCGGGGCCTGTGTGCGCGGCTGCAGCCCCTGCTTGCCTGCTGGGGACTCCACGGAGGAGGCTGCCGAAGCCAGCTGGGCCAAGGAGCACAATGGCGTGCCCCCCAGCCCCGACCGCGCACCCCCCAGCCGCCGGGACGGCCAGCGGCTCAAGTCTGCCGTGGGCAGCAGCTTCAGCTACCCTGACGTCAAGCTCAAAGGCGTCCCTGTGTACCCCTACCGCACCACCTGCCCGGCCCCCGACGCGGACTCCTGCTGCAAGGAGCCGCTGGCCCAGCCCCCTCCCACGCGGCACAGCCTGCCGAGCACCCTGGCCAGCAGTCCCCGAGGCTCGGAGGAGTACTACTCGTTCCACGAGTCGGACCTGGACCTGCCCGAGATGGGCAGCGGCTCCATGTCGAGCCGGGAGATCGACGTGCTCATTTTCAAGAAGCTGACCGAGCTGTTCAGCGTACACCAGATCGACGAGCTGGCCAAGTGCACGTCGGACACAGTGTTCCTGGAGAAGACCAGTAAGATCTCGGACCTGATCAGCAGCATCACGCAGGACTACCACCTGGACGAGCAGGACGCCGAGGGCCGCCTGGTGCGCGGCATCATTCGCATTAGCACCCGAAAGAGCCGCGCACGCCCGCAGACCTCAGAGGGGCGCTCCGCCCGGACTGCCGCCCCCGCGACTGCCGCCCCCGACAGTGGCCATGAGACTATGGTGGGCTCAGGTCTCAGCCAGGATG AACTGACAGTGCAGATCTCCCAGGAGACGACAGCAGATGCCATTGCCCGGAAGCTGAGGCCATATGGAGGCCCAG GGTACCCAGCCAGCCATGACTCGGCCTTCCAGGGCACCGACACAGACTCCTCAGGGGCACCCCTGCTCCAGGTGTACTGCTAA